In Asterias rubens chromosome 17, eAstRub1.3, whole genome shotgun sequence, a genomic segment contains:
- the LOC117301476 gene encoding stabilizer of axonemal microtubules 1-like, protein MTLDYPPSRLDTSSSEARAILNQPFPAFTCLCELCDCGRHKHHKNCKKRYKRNRFGPNNKCSLSHYQETFKEPDEGYQRRLPMIPPPTPRDPNPPDMDFNTIQRSDYQQRVQAKKQEPIKMEENMEQSTAPFENKTSYNVTYQGHTSFPEIKMLRPSTQNRKGLRSAKFDSRTSNKEHFKHWVPRPAKSFGELPSFTGSILYPGQKLGELESVSKRDFPGNHAEQTLAAKKLPDNIVIEGDFDHITTNKHTYKDMGPQEKSRTIKFASQLGRDKRSKFDGKTQNMRDFPGYRSQPLPEHPVTPPPTTIRLSMDSRLDFVTEQRTQYPGHDTRKHPKPALMTKDPTEYIPPTTKFTTTTTNKMTYKPIESKDAYVVSKARPMTNTQRQPAKFDDQTINKRFYKDWGVKARIRYGDLHEANIYVPALGKMATESETMNKFEGKTLDQPTRPFVPANRPVEEAGKHDFRTVHMETYKGKRKPLCKAEAYILQQELLRQKGLGGTGPQLTLDALEPLTATI, encoded by the exons ATGACATTGGACTACCCACCCAGTCGCCTTGATACGAGCAGTTCTGAAGCCCGTGCAATACTCAATCAACCATTTCCTGCCTTTACGTGTCTCTGTGAGCTGTGTGATTGCGG ACGACACAAGCATCACAAGAACTGTAAAAAAAGGTACAAGCGGAATCGCTTTGGTCCTAACAACAAATGTTCGCTGAGTCATTATCAAGAAACCTTCAAGGAACCTGATGAGGGTTACCAGCGTCGTCTACCCATGATTCCACCTCCAACACCAAGAGACCCCAATCCTCCTGACATGGACTTCAATACAATCCAACGATCAGACTATCAACAGAGAGTTCAAGCGAAGAAACAAGAGCCAATCAAAATG GAAGAGAATATGGAGCAAAGTACTGCACCCTTTGAGAACAAGACGTCTTACAATGTGACTTATCAAGGTCATACGTCATTCCCTGAAATTAAGATGCTTAGACCGAGCACTCAGAACAGGAAGGGTCTTAGATCAGCAAAGTTTGACAGCAGGACATCAAACAAGGAGCACTTTAAGCACTGGGTGCCACGCCCAGCCAAATCGTTCGGTGAACTACCTtcattcacag gaTCTATCTTGTACCCCGGACAGAAACTTGGAGAGTTGGAGTCCGTGTCAAAGAGAGACTTCCCTGGCAATCACGCAGAACAAACACTTGCTGCTAAAAAGCTCCCCGACAATATAGTCATTGAAG GTGACTTCGACCACATCACAACCAATAAACACACCTATAAAGATATGGGACCACAAGAAAAGAGTCGCACCATTAAGTTTGCCTCACAGTTGGGCCGAGACAAACGCTCCAAATTTGACGGAAAGACACAGAACATGAGGGACTTCCCAGGGTACCGCAGTCAACCCCTCCCTGAGCACCCTGTGACTCCGCCCCCAACTACTATCCGTCTTAGCATGGACTCAAG ATTGGACTTTGTGACTGAACAACGAACCCAATATCCAGGACATGACACGAGGAAGCATCCTAAGCCAGCTCTGATGACCAAAGATCCAACGGAGTATATACCACCCACAACCAAGTTTACTACAACTACAACAAATAAG ATGACCTACAAGCCAATTGAGTCCAAAGATGCTTACGTTGTGTCTAAAGCTCGTCCAATGACCAACACACAGAGACAACCAGCCAAGTTTGACGACCAAACAATAAACAAGCGCTTCTACAAAGACTGGGGTGTCAAGGCTCGCATACGCTACGGTGATTTACATGAAGCTAACATATACGTACCAGCTCTAGGTAAAATGGCCACCGAATCAGAGACAATGAATAAGTTTGAGGGGAAGACACTAGATCAACCCACCCGTCCGTTTGTTCCCGCTAACAGGCCTGTTGAAGAAGCAGGAAAGCATGATTTCCGCACAGTACACATGGAGACATACAAGGGGAAACGTAAACCACTGTGCAAGGCAGAAGCATATATACTTCAACAAGAATTACTGAGGCAGAAAGGTCTTGGAGGTACTGGTCCTCAGCTTACACT